In Thiospirochaeta perfilievii, a single window of DNA contains:
- a CDS encoding bifunctional anthranilate synthase component II/anthranilate phosphoribosyltransferase, which translates to MILILDNFDSFTFNVYQQLLQVTNEDVKVIRNNKISVDEVKKLKPTHIIISPGPGRPEDAGISIDIIKEFKGVIPILGVCLGHQAIISAFGGDIIGAKNIVHGKVEPIKCDGKGIFRNLGSPINFTRYHSLVGDINTLPECFEITSTSSDGEIMGVRHKEYDIEGVQFHPESIASENGLSLFKNFINYKREPFDTTNKLERIISGEDLTFLEAKEFMEELTDGNLSDSIISAFSIALNCKGISSQEIAGCAKALRDKRTRVNVQVPVIDTCGTGGDGLNTFNISSFSALIVASCGVNVAKHGSRAVSSKSGSSDFYTELGISLESDPNSIVDNINNTQFSFMFAPHFHKAMRFAAPVRKELKIKTIFNLIGPLSNPASADYQVIGVWDERFCLVVAKAAKLLGVKKVMVVHGLDGIDEISISDKSRVVYIDENDKVEEFIFDPKSEGIPMYNLSDLSGGSAEVNASMAREILNGGGSEAIKAACSLNAGAALMVYGRVSTIIEGYELAMDAIESGKVKNKLVEIVG; encoded by the coding sequence ATGATACTTATATTAGATAATTTTGATTCGTTTACCTTTAATGTCTATCAGCAACTTTTGCAAGTTACAAATGAAGATGTAAAGGTTATTAGAAATAATAAGATTAGTGTTGATGAAGTGAAAAAACTTAAACCTACCCATATTATTATATCCCCTGGGCCTGGTCGTCCTGAAGATGCTGGTATTTCCATTGATATAATTAAAGAGTTTAAGGGGGTTATTCCTATTCTAGGGGTCTGTCTTGGGCATCAAGCTATAATTAGCGCTTTTGGTGGTGACATAATTGGAGCAAAGAATATAGTCCATGGGAAGGTTGAACCTATAAAATGCGATGGAAAGGGAATTTTTAGAAACCTTGGATCTCCAATAAATTTTACCCGATACCACTCCTTAGTTGGAGATATAAATACTCTTCCGGAATGCTTTGAAATTACATCAACAAGTAGTGATGGGGAGATAATGGGGGTAAGACATAAAGAGTATGATATTGAAGGGGTTCAATTTCATCCAGAGTCTATTGCCAGTGAAAATGGATTATCCCTATTTAAAAACTTTATTAATTATAAAAGAGAACCTTTTGATACTACAAATAAGTTAGAAAGAATAATCTCTGGAGAGGATTTGACCTTTCTTGAAGCTAAAGAGTTTATGGAAGAGTTAACAGATGGTAATTTAAGTGACTCTATTATCTCTGCATTTTCTATAGCCTTAAATTGTAAGGGTATAAGCTCCCAGGAGATAGCTGGATGTGCTAAAGCTCTTAGGGATAAAAGAACCAGGGTTAATGTTCAAGTTCCAGTTATTGATACCTGTGGAACAGGTGGAGATGGGTTAAATACATTTAATATTTCTAGCTTTTCAGCACTTATTGTTGCCTCATGTGGGGTTAATGTTGCTAAACATGGCTCAAGGGCGGTTTCTAGTAAAAGTGGTAGTTCTGACTTTTATACAGAATTAGGTATTAGTTTAGAATCTGATCCAAATTCGATTGTAGATAACATAAATAATACTCAATTCTCATTTATGTTTGCACCCCACTTCCATAAAGCTATGAGGTTTGCAGCCCCAGTTAGAAAAGAGCTTAAGATAAAAACTATATTTAACCTTATTGGTCCCCTTTCAAATCCTGCTAGTGCAGATTATCAAGTTATTGGAGTTTGGGATGAGAGGTTTTGTTTAGTAGTTGCAAAGGCTGCAAAACTATTAGGAGTAAAAAAAGTGATGGTCGTTCATGGCTTAGATGGTATAGATGAAATATCAATCTCTGATAAGAGCAGGGTTGTATATATTGATGAAAATGACAAGGTTGAAGAGTTTATATTTGACCCAAAGAGTGAAGGGATACCAATGTATAACCTATCTGATCTTAGTGGTGGTAGTGCTGAAGTTAATGCATCTATGGCTAGGGAAATATTAAATGGTGGAGGATCAGAGGCTATAAAAGCGGCATGTAGTTTAAACGCCGGAGCAGCCCTAATGGTATATGGGAGAGTTTCAACTATAATAGAGGGGTATGAACTTGCAATGGATGCCATTGAAAGTGGAAAAGTTAAAAATAAGCTAGTAGAGATAGTAGGCTAG